A window of the Oscillospiraceae bacterium NTUH-002-81 genome harbors these coding sequences:
- a CDS encoding DUF6019 family protein, with the protein MFEELGISFGTALIVLLALYLIIKWAVKNGIKEAYRDITGKVITEDIEAEQICNEEKK; encoded by the coding sequence ATGTTTGAAGAATTAGGAATTAGTTTTGGCACAGCACTAATCGTCTTGCTTGCATTATATTTAATAATTAAGTGGGCGGTCAAAAATGGAATAAAAGAAGCCTATAGGGATATTACAGGGAAAGTCATTACCGAGGATATTGAGGCAGAACAAATATGTAACGAAGAGAAAAAATAG
- a CDS encoding response regulator produces MENYEEKIYSLGETVTGQTQAMSQAVQKTLENNGGVGIMTGSYDQNLSILSVDNLLLHSTGYTFDTFMEHTKGSLINFFYDEEDILERDRFLQLHGTGEAQILAADGTVNNVRLCKEDTTDETGRQIWVMSVQVNWDHVNLALLNEAIYSGFWYFDCDENSEIVNANWSHEFRKMLGYHDTMDFPNKLESWSDLLHPQDKERVMVQLQAAIKDKTNQIKYQVEYRMRMKDNQYQWFRTSAEVIRRLDGSASRIAGIFINIDAEKKEIMQAQKSAAFHRAFTKADLCEYYVNLEANTFDTFKVEPSLMTVFEQSYTWDELIRHFVDSYVVETDKKAVSSFYDRGYIAERLKGLETELALECRITLNGEERWVRNVVIRGEIENSEYAMIFLRDITEAKVESARHLQMAADNASMEQLIQSIVRLVDRFVVCDLENDRYEFYTLNGQMIYKPLGSYHDFQMQVLEKYKTQEPLEAIDILIAPDNIRKKLKSENDIYKFEYCSLDEKTYKIASYIPLEWKNGKLEKVLLASMDVTQEKKAEIESRQALKEAYRSAENANRAKTEFLSNMSHDIRTPMNAIVGLTAIAGANIESQDRVIECLSKITESSRHLLGLINEVLDMARIESGKMTLAQEDFNLPDLVDNLITLTKPVLDEHKHNFDIRINHIEHEAVCGDSLRIQQVFVNLMSNAIKYTPDGGNITFSIEEKPNGFSELGCYEFTIEDNGIGMSPEFQKIMFDPFSRADDHRTTKVQGTGLGMAISRNIVNLMNGNIKVDSTLHKGTKITVTIYLELQEKEKEQDKNLMNLPVLVVDDDKTCCESTVATLKEIGITGEWVLSGKEAVERCYARHELKNDYFAVILDWKMSEMDGIETARQIRKRIGKEITIIVLTSYEFSEIEEEAKAAGVDAFIAKPLFRSRLTATLRQFTSGRKENTARNYLEKLSEADYTGKRILLVEDNELNREIGVEILQMTGAEVETAENGKIAVEKVEASPKGSYDLIFMDIQMPVMNGYEATAAIRSLHGEKGKLPIVAMTANAFAEDVQLAKNTGMNGHIAKPLDMNKLNDVLENWL; encoded by the coding sequence ATGGAAAATTATGAAGAAAAAATATATTCTTTAGGTGAGACTGTAACGGGACAGACACAGGCTATGTCACAGGCAGTACAGAAAACACTGGAAAATAATGGCGGGGTAGGTATAATGACAGGATCTTATGACCAAAACCTGTCTATTTTGTCTGTGGATAATCTGCTGTTGCATAGTACAGGATATACATTCGATACTTTCATGGAACATACAAAAGGCTCATTGATAAACTTCTTTTATGACGAGGAAGATATACTGGAGCGAGACCGTTTTTTGCAGCTTCACGGAACAGGGGAAGCACAGATCCTTGCAGCAGACGGTACAGTGAATAATGTACGGCTTTGTAAAGAGGATACGACAGATGAGACGGGCAGACAGATCTGGGTTATGTCCGTACAGGTCAACTGGGATCATGTAAATTTGGCACTGCTCAATGAAGCTATCTATTCCGGCTTCTGGTATTTTGACTGTGACGAAAACAGTGAAATTGTGAATGCAAACTGGAGTCATGAATTCCGAAAAATGCTCGGCTATCATGACACTATGGACTTTCCGAATAAACTGGAATCCTGGTCAGATCTTCTGCATCCACAGGATAAAGAAAGAGTAATGGTGCAGCTTCAGGCGGCAATTAAGGATAAGACGAACCAGATAAAATACCAGGTAGAGTATCGTATGAGAATGAAGGATAATCAATACCAGTGGTTTCGGACATCGGCAGAAGTAATACGCCGTCTGGATGGTTCTGCCAGCAGGATTGCCGGGATTTTTATTAACATTGATGCGGAGAAAAAAGAAATCATGCAGGCACAAAAATCTGCTGCTTTCCACCGGGCTTTTACGAAAGCAGATCTGTGCGAGTATTATGTGAATCTGGAAGCGAATACTTTTGATACCTTTAAGGTTGAACCGTCCCTGATGACCGTCTTTGAACAGAGTTATACGTGGGATGAATTGATTCGGCATTTTGTGGATTCCTATGTTGTGGAGACAGATAAGAAGGCGGTATCCTCTTTTTACGACCGTGGTTATATTGCAGAAAGGCTGAAGGGTCTGGAAACGGAATTGGCTTTAGAGTGCCGTATCACTCTGAATGGAGAAGAACGATGGGTCCGCAATGTGGTCATACGTGGCGAAATAGAGAATTCAGAATATGCCATGATCTTTCTGCGTGATATCACAGAGGCAAAGGTAGAGAGCGCACGGCATCTGCAGATGGCAGCGGATAATGCTTCCATGGAGCAGCTGATTCAGAGTATTGTGCGCCTGGTTGACCGCTTTGTTGTCTGTGATCTGGAAAATGACAGATATGAATTCTACACTCTGAATGGACAGATGATATATAAACCTCTGGGATCTTATCATGATTTTCAGATGCAGGTTCTTGAAAAATATAAGACACAGGAGCCATTGGAAGCTATAGATATCCTGATAGCTCCGGATAATATTCGGAAGAAACTGAAAAGTGAAAATGATATTTATAAGTTTGAGTATTGCAGCCTGGATGAAAAGACTTATAAAATCGCTTCTTATATTCCACTGGAATGGAAGAATGGAAAGCTGGAAAAGGTATTGCTGGCATCCATGGATGTGACACAGGAGAAGAAAGCAGAGATTGAATCCCGTCAGGCACTGAAAGAGGCTTACCGGTCCGCAGAAAATGCAAATCGTGCGAAAACAGAATTCCTTTCCAATATGTCCCATGATATCCGGACACCGATGAATGCGATTGTCGGTCTGACGGCAATCGCAGGAGCAAATATTGAGAGTCAGGACAGGGTTATTGAATGTCTCAGCAAGATCACAGAATCAAGCCGTCATCTGCTGGGGCTGATCAATGAAGTGCTGGATATGGCACGTATTGAAAGTGGAAAAATGACGCTGGCACAGGAGGATTTTAATCTGCCAGATCTGGTGGATAATCTCATTACACTAACAAAACCGGTGCTTGATGAACATAAACACAATTTTGATATACGCATTAATCACATTGAACATGAGGCTGTCTGTGGTGACAGCCTGAGGATCCAGCAGGTGTTTGTGAATCTGATGAGTAATGCAATCAAGTATACACCGGATGGTGGGAATATTACTTTTTCCATAGAGGAAAAGCCAAATGGATTTTCGGAACTTGGATGCTATGAATTTACAATTGAGGATAATGGGATCGGTATGTCACCGGAATTCCAGAAAATCATGTTTGATCCTTTCAGCCGCGCAGATGACCACCGGACAACCAAGGTTCAGGGAACTGGTCTGGGAATGGCAATCAGCAGAAATATTGTAAATCTGATGAATGGTAATATTAAAGTGGACAGCACCTTACATAAGGGAACTAAAATTACAGTAACCATTTATCTTGAACTTCAGGAAAAAGAAAAAGAACAGGATAAAAATCTGATGAATCTGCCAGTTCTGGTTGTAGATGATGATAAGACATGCTGTGAAAGTACAGTTGCCACACTGAAAGAAATCGGTATTACAGGTGAATGGGTTCTTTCTGGCAAGGAAGCTGTTGAACGTTGTTATGCACGTCATGAGCTAAAAAATGATTATTTTGCTGTTATCCTGGACTGGAAGATGTCGGAGATGGATGGTATAGAAACTGCCAGACAGATCCGGAAACGGATCGGGAAAGAGATTACCATCATTGTACTGACATCCTATGAATTCAGCGAAATTGAAGAAGAGGCAAAGGCGGCAGGTGTAGATGCTTTTATTGCAAAACCGCTGTTCCGTTCCCGACTGACGGCTACACTGCGGCAGTTTACTTCAGGCAGAAAAGAAAATACAGCGAGAAATTATCTGGAGAAACTGTCAGAAGCAGATTATACAGGAAAAAGGATTCTGCTGGTTGAGGATAATGAGTTGAACAGAGAAATTGGTGTTGAAATTTTGCAGATGACAGGGGCAGAAGTGGAAACAGCAGAAAATGGAAAAATCGCAGTTGAAAAAGTGGAAGCATCTCCGAAAGGTTCGTATGATCTTATTTTTATGGATATCCAAATGCCTGTCATGAATGGTTATGAGGCAACTGCAGCAATCAGGAGCCTTCATGGGGAAAAGGGAAAACTGCCTATTGTTGCCATGACTGCCAATGCTTTTGCAGAGGATGTACAGTTGGCCAAAAATACAGGCATGAATGGACATATCGCGAAACCGCTGGATATGAATAAGCTGAATGATGTTCTGGAAAACTGGCTGTAA
- a CDS encoding transcriptional repressor, whose amino-acid sequence MPAIKHSKQREAIMAFLKTRYDHPTADTVYMNIRQEFPNISLGTVYRNLSLLADLGEIQKLTPGQGPDRFDANVQPHYHFICKTCGQVMDMDMENLDLEAVHDIASKKFGGHIDGHVTYFYGTCTDCLQNKKAQ is encoded by the coding sequence ATGCCGGCGATCAAACACAGCAAACAACGAGAGGCCATCATGGCATTTCTCAAGACCCGTTATGATCACCCCACGGCAGACACCGTATACATGAATATCCGCCAGGAATTCCCGAACATCAGTCTCGGCACGGTCTACCGCAACCTGTCTCTCCTTGCAGATCTTGGCGAGATTCAGAAGCTGACGCCCGGCCAGGGCCCGGACCGCTTCGATGCCAATGTCCAGCCCCATTACCATTTTATCTGCAAAACCTGCGGACAGGTCATGGACATGGATATGGAGAATCTGGATTTGGAGGCGGTTCACGACATTGCCTCTAAGAAATTCGGCGGACACATCGACGGACATGTCACCTATTTTTACGGCACCTGTACCGACTGCCTGCAAAATAAAAAAGCGCAATAA
- a CDS encoding HAMP domain-containing sensor histidine kinase, with product MESGGKAVTKRYRKKITVVLSLVLAVILLFAILNCFTTYVFYEDYKYKMNLMTEIAAKEEFSGLDAVSELLKDKDIETNEQGRRLLEQYGYWGNKGNAFYSQFRHQVMVTGAVSTVICVLLLTFLLYWKKKEDACHQKILDQLEEILIRFRENKFDDLLKTENHAELEKLNDQLEAIGHHIQLIKEEARAEKENTKEMVSDISHQLKTPVAALDTCFSVLMQNDLSATEQEEFRIRCRSALDGLETLLQSLLEISKMETGLIQINKKKLPLIDTVISAVNPTYPKADEKEIEFVFDYEKELETCMIMQDKRWLGEAVINVLDNAVKYSPGGSKIFIRLQKRNDLVRMEIEDQGIGIPQNEYHKIFQRFYRGSSKEVMEKSGTGIGLFLSREIIEKHAGTITVTSGKKKKGSTFVIQLPYDCCN from the coding sequence ATGGAATCAGGAGGTAAGGCAGTGACAAAGAGATATCGCAAGAAGATTACAGTAGTGCTCTCCTTGGTATTAGCTGTCATATTATTGTTTGCAATATTAAATTGCTTTACCACGTATGTGTTTTATGAAGATTATAAATATAAAATGAATCTTATGACAGAGATTGCTGCAAAGGAAGAATTTTCCGGGCTGGATGCTGTTTCGGAATTGCTTAAGGATAAGGATATTGAAACTAACGAACAGGGAAGGCGATTATTGGAGCAATATGGATACTGGGGGAATAAAGGGAATGCATTTTATTCGCAATTCCGGCATCAGGTTATGGTGACCGGTGCTGTAAGCACTGTGATATGCGTGCTTCTTTTGACTTTTTTACTTTATTGGAAGAAAAAAGAAGATGCGTGTCATCAGAAAATTTTAGACCAGTTGGAAGAAATTCTGATCAGATTCCGTGAAAATAAATTTGATGATTTACTGAAAACGGAAAATCATGCAGAACTGGAAAAATTGAATGACCAGCTTGAAGCAATCGGACATCATATTCAGTTGATAAAGGAAGAAGCAAGGGCAGAAAAGGAGAACACGAAAGAAATGGTTTCTGATATTTCTCACCAGTTAAAGACACCGGTTGCAGCTTTGGATACATGTTTTAGTGTGCTGATGCAGAATGACTTAAGTGCCACAGAACAGGAGGAGTTTCGTATCCGTTGTCGGAGTGCTCTGGATGGACTGGAGACATTATTGCAGTCGCTTCTTGAAATATCCAAGATGGAAACTGGACTGATTCAGATTAATAAGAAAAAACTTCCGCTTATAGATACTGTCATATCTGCTGTGAACCCCACTTATCCTAAAGCGGATGAGAAAGAAATTGAATTCGTTTTTGACTATGAAAAAGAGCTGGAAACATGCATGATTATGCAGGATAAAAGGTGGCTTGGCGAAGCTGTGATCAACGTTCTGGATAATGCGGTCAAGTACAGTCCGGGTGGTTCAAAAATATTTATCCGGTTACAAAAAAGAAACGATCTTGTAAGAATGGAAATTGAGGATCAGGGAATTGGTATTCCGCAGAATGAGTATCACAAAATTTTTCAACGATTTTACAGAGGAAGTTCCAAGGAGGTCATGGAAAAGAGTGGTACAGGAATCGGACTTTTTCTATCGAGAGAAATTATCGAAAAACACGCAGGTACGATTACGGTAACCTCCGGCAAAAAGAAAAAAGGAAGCACGTTTGTGATTCAATTACCATATGATTGTTGCAATTAA
- a CDS encoding radical SAM mobile pair protein B: protein MAEVINGILIREVETKNIMTKSSLPVGGYSVNPYVGCTHACKYCYASFMKRFTGHTEEWGTFLDVKHWPEIKNPKKYAGQRVVIGSVTDGYNPQEEQFGNTRKLLEQLIGSDADILICTKSDLVVRDIDLLKKLGRVTVSWSINTLDENFKNDMDSASSIERRIAAMKQVYDAGIRTVCFVSPVFPGITDFEAIFERVKDQCDLFWLENLNLRGGFKKTIMDYIAGKYPDLVPLYDEIYNKHNRSYFEALEVKAEEMAKEYDCPFADNEMPYGRVPQGYPVIVDYFYHEEIRGTENTGKRNR, encoded by the coding sequence ATGGCAGAAGTAATAAATGGAATCCTCATTCGTGAGGTGGAAACAAAGAACATCATGACCAAGTCCAGTCTGCCGGTAGGCGGTTACTCGGTCAATCCCTATGTAGGCTGTACACATGCCTGCAAGTATTGCTATGCTTCTTTTATGAAGCGCTTTACCGGACACACGGAGGAATGGGGTACTTTCCTTGATGTGAAGCATTGGCCGGAAATTAAAAATCCGAAGAAATATGCCGGACAGCGGGTGGTCATTGGTTCTGTGACGGATGGCTACAATCCACAGGAGGAGCAATTCGGGAATACCAGAAAACTTCTGGAGCAGTTGATTGGCAGTGACGCAGATATTCTGATCTGCACAAAGTCTGATCTTGTGGTAAGGGATATTGATCTGCTGAAGAAGCTTGGACGAGTGACCGTTTCATGGTCGATCAACACACTGGATGAAAATTTCAAGAACGATATGGACTCTGCTTCGAGCATTGAACGGCGTATCGCTGCTATGAAGCAGGTATATGACGCAGGAATCCGTACAGTCTGTTTCGTATCCCCGGTATTCCCCGGGATCACGGACTTTGAAGCCATTTTTGAGCGGGTAAAGGATCAGTGCGATCTGTTCTGGCTCGAAAACCTCAATCTTCGGGGCGGCTTCAAAAAGACGATCATGGATTATATCGCCGGAAAATATCCTGATCTTGTACCGCTTTACGATGAGATCTATAACAAGCATAACCGCAGCTACTTTGAAGCGCTTGAAGTAAAAGCTGAGGAAATGGCTAAGGAGTATGATTGTCCCTTTGCGGATAATGAAATGCCTTATGGAAGAGTCCCGCAGGGATATCCGGTGATCGTAGATTATTTCTATCATGAGGAAATCCGTGGGACAGAGAATACCGGAAAAAGAAATCGCTAA
- a CDS encoding response regulator transcription factor: protein MPGILVVEDDENLNRGITFSLKKSGYEVFSAESVKKAKRIASDHNVDVTICDVNLPDGNGLEFVRWMRCNYNTYIICLTALDQEMDQVMGYEAGADDYITKPFSLSVLLLKIEAHFRRRQEKTEAGKMISGDIVFIAGEMKVLIKSREISLTKTELKMLTFFLQNPKQILSKTQILENVFDLEGDFVDENTIAVNIRRLREKIEDNPAAPVYIKNIRGLGYIWNQEVRQ from the coding sequence ATGCCAGGTATACTTGTGGTTGAAGATGATGAAAATTTAAATCGTGGAATTACATTCTCACTGAAAAAATCCGGATATGAGGTTTTTTCAGCAGAATCAGTGAAAAAAGCGAAAAGAATTGCAAGTGATCATAATGTGGATGTTACCATTTGTGATGTGAATCTTCCGGATGGGAATGGACTGGAATTTGTAAGGTGGATGAGATGCAATTATAATACATACATTATTTGTCTTACAGCACTAGATCAGGAGATGGATCAGGTCATGGGATATGAAGCAGGGGCAGATGATTATATTACAAAGCCGTTTAGTCTTTCGGTACTTCTTTTGAAAATAGAAGCACATTTCCGCCGCAGACAGGAGAAAACGGAAGCCGGAAAGATGATTTCGGGAGATATCGTATTTATCGCAGGAGAAATGAAAGTTCTGATAAAGAGTCGTGAAATCAGTCTGACAAAAACAGAGTTGAAAATGCTGACTTTTTTTCTTCAGAATCCGAAACAGATTCTTTCAAAAACACAAATATTGGAAAATGTGTTTGATCTGGAAGGGGATTTTGTGGATGAAAATACAATCGCTGTCAATATCAGAAGACTCCGTGAGAAAATCGAAGACAATCCGGCTGCACCGGTCTATATAAAGAATATCAGAGGTCTTGGGTATATATGGAATCAGGAGGTAAGGCAGTGA
- a CDS encoding NADH peroxidase, with amino-acid sequence MKKFVCTVCGYVYEGEAAPKECPVCHVGADKFKEVGGEREWAAEHVVGVAQGCSEDILNDLRANFEGECSEVGMYLAMARVAHREGYPEIGLYWEKAAYEEAEHAAKFAELLGEVVTDSTKKNLEMRVEAENGATAGKFDLAKRAKAANLDAIHDTVHEMARDEARHGKAFEGLLKRYFG; translated from the coding sequence ATGAAAAAATTCGTATGTACTGTATGTGGTTATGTTTATGAAGGAGAGGCTGCACCGAAGGAATGTCCTGTCTGTCATGTTGGCGCTGACAAGTTCAAAGAGGTTGGCGGAGAGAGAGAATGGGCTGCTGAGCACGTTGTAGGTGTTGCACAGGGCTGCAGCGAAGATATCCTCAACGACTTAAGAGCAAACTTCGAGGGCGAGTGCTCCGAGGTTGGTATGTATCTGGCTATGGCAAGAGTTGCTCACAGAGAGGGCTATCCGGAGATCGGCCTGTACTGGGAGAAAGCAGCTTATGAAGAGGCTGAGCATGCAGCAAAATTCGCAGAGCTTCTGGGCGAAGTTGTAACAGACAGCACCAAGAAGAACCTGGAGATGAGAGTTGAGGCTGAGAACGGCGCTACCGCTGGTAAGTTCGACCTTGCAAAACGTGCAAAAGCTGCTAACCTGGACGCAATCCATGACACCGTTCATGAGATGGCTCGTGACGAGGCAAGACACGGAAAAGCTTTCGAAGGACTGCTTAAGAGATACTTCGGCTAA